The following coding sequences are from one Virgibacillus necropolis window:
- a CDS encoding N-acetylmuramoyl-L-alanine amidase, with protein sequence MHKLKVVGICFSLLLVLTAMTNPANKKDAVIDTEILNVRSGPGESFEEIMEVHANETYPIIQQQHDWVEIKLDSKTGWVTTEYISIHEGKTSSSNKSKANSKQSTIDKITIPYKNTHLRSGPSTGYEITGFADKGTSFNVVGETEDWYEIKQKDLKGFLKKQFIKDAEEAVPSSIENKTIVIDPGHGGRDVGAIGASGTFEKDYAYQTSLELKQELTVLGANVVLTRPKDEFISLGSRTSYANVAGTDAFISIHYNSTPALPDVTGIGTYYYHGQNKELATYVQKELIKETNAEDRGVAFGNFLVIRQTFKPAILIELGFLSNQEKEQLLQTNAYQKKLVQGMVNGLLKYFGNK encoded by the coding sequence TTGCATAAGTTGAAAGTAGTTGGTATTTGTTTTAGTTTACTGTTGGTTTTAACTGCCATGACCAATCCAGCAAATAAAAAAGATGCGGTTATCGATACAGAGATTTTAAATGTAAGAAGTGGACCAGGAGAAAGTTTTGAGGAAATTATGGAGGTACATGCAAATGAAACCTATCCAATAATACAACAACAACATGATTGGGTAGAAATTAAGTTAGATTCGAAAACCGGGTGGGTAACAACAGAATATATTTCAATCCATGAGGGAAAAACTTCTTCAAGCAATAAATCAAAAGCAAATTCCAAACAATCAACTATTGATAAAATAACCATTCCATATAAAAATACACATCTAAGAAGTGGTCCATCAACAGGATACGAAATTACTGGTTTCGCTGACAAAGGAACTTCCTTTAATGTTGTGGGTGAAACAGAAGATTGGTATGAGATTAAACAAAAGGATTTGAAGGGCTTTTTAAAAAAGCAATTCATAAAGGATGCAGAAGAAGCAGTGCCTTCATCAATCGAAAATAAAACAATTGTGATTGATCCGGGTCATGGTGGCCGTGATGTGGGTGCAATTGGTGCAAGTGGTACCTTTGAAAAAGACTACGCATATCAAACTTCATTAGAATTGAAGCAAGAATTAACTGTTTTAGGAGCCAATGTTGTACTGACCCGACCGAAAGATGAATTTATATCTTTAGGAAGTCGGACAAGCTATGCAAACGTCGCCGGTACCGATGCATTCATCAGTATTCATTATAATAGTACACCTGCATTACCAGACGTCACTGGAATAGGAACCTATTATTATCACGGACAAAATAAAGAATTAGCAACATACGTTCAAAAAGAATTGATAAAAGAGACAAATGCAGAAGATCGCGGTGTTGCATTTGGAAACTTTCTTGTAATCAGACAAACATTCAAACCAGCAATATTAATAGAGCTTGGTTTCTTATCGAATCAAGAAAAAGAACAATTACTCCAAACAAATGCCTATCAAAAGAAGTTAGTACAAGGTATGGTCAATGGTTTACTTAAATATTTTGGGAATAAATAG
- the hisS gene encoding histidine--tRNA ligase: MNIKAPRGTVDILPETVKKWQYVERVIKNVSDRFHYNEIRTPLFEHTELFQRGVGDSTDIVQKEMYTFEDRGGRSLTLRPEGTASVVRAFVENKLFGSPIQPVKLFYFGQMFRYERPQKGRMRQLNQFGVEAMGSPDPAVDAEVIDLAMTCYKELGLKSLKLVINSLGDSESRNDYREALVQHFTPHKEELCNDCQTRLTQNPLRILDCKKDHDHPAMKTAPSMLDFLNEDSRSYFEKVKTYLDKMNIPYTVDKNLVRGLDYYNHTAFEIMSEADGFGSITTLAGGGRYNGLVEDLGGPNTPGIGFGMGIERLLMALEAENITLPVENTLDCFVVAFGDEAVLESVNLVHTLRENGIQVDKDYQDRKMKGQFKAADRVNARFVLVLGDQEVEDNVINVKDMETGNQTEVAISNIVSYMQSIMKEEGGIL, translated from the coding sequence ATGAATATTAAAGCTCCACGTGGTACTGTGGACATTTTACCTGAAACAGTTAAAAAGTGGCAATATGTAGAACGTGTTATAAAAAACGTGTCTGATCGGTTTCATTATAATGAAATACGTACACCATTGTTCGAACACACAGAGTTATTTCAACGAGGTGTAGGGGATTCAACAGATATCGTGCAAAAGGAAATGTATACATTTGAAGATCGCGGTGGCAGGAGCCTAACTTTACGGCCAGAAGGAACAGCATCAGTTGTTCGAGCGTTTGTTGAAAATAAGTTGTTTGGTTCCCCAATTCAACCAGTAAAACTTTTTTACTTCGGTCAGATGTTTCGTTATGAACGGCCGCAAAAAGGTAGAATGCGTCAATTAAATCAGTTTGGCGTAGAAGCAATGGGAAGTCCAGATCCTGCTGTAGATGCTGAAGTAATTGATTTAGCGATGACATGCTATAAAGAGCTAGGACTAAAATCATTGAAGCTAGTAATTAATAGTCTTGGCGATAGTGAAAGCCGCAATGATTATCGCGAGGCATTGGTTCAACACTTCACACCACATAAAGAAGAATTATGTAACGATTGTCAAACCAGATTGACGCAAAATCCTTTGCGGATATTAGATTGTAAAAAGGATCATGACCATCCTGCAATGAAAACAGCACCATCCATGTTAGACTTTTTGAATGAAGATTCCAGGTCCTATTTTGAAAAGGTAAAGACCTACTTAGATAAAATGAATATTCCATACACAGTTGATAAAAATTTAGTTCGAGGGTTGGATTATTATAACCATACAGCGTTTGAGATTATGAGTGAGGCTGATGGGTTTGGTTCTATTACTACATTGGCTGGTGGTGGTAGATACAATGGTCTTGTAGAAGATCTAGGTGGTCCAAATACACCTGGGATTGGATTTGGGATGGGTATTGAAAGGCTGCTAATGGCACTTGAAGCAGAAAATATAACATTGCCAGTAGAAAATACATTAGACTGTTTTGTAGTTGCCTTTGGAGACGAAGCAGTGTTAGAGTCCGTTAACCTTGTACACACGTTACGTGAAAACGGAATTCAAGTTGATAAGGATTACCAGGATCGTAAAATGAAGGGGCAGTTTAAAGCTGCAGACCGTGTCAATGCAAGATTTGTACTTGTTTTAGGAGATCAAGAAGTAGAAGATAACGTAATTAATGTTAAGGATATGGAAACGGGTAATCAAACCGAGGTTGCCATTTCAAATATTGTATCCTATATGCAATCAATAATGAAGGAAGAGGGAGGTATATTATAA
- the aspS gene encoding aspartate--tRNA ligase, which produces MEKETRRYAGALRKEHIGQNVLLKGWVQKRRDLGGLIFIDLRDKSGTVQIVFNPTVSEEALAIAESVRSEYVVEVKGQVVKRDDATVNEAIETGAIEVFVSNLEVVNKSKNPPFPIQNETDVAEDLRLKYRYLDLRRSSLQETFKLRHRTTQVIRNFLNNNEFLEMETPILTKSTPEGARDYLVPSRVHAGEFYALPQSPQLFKQLIMVSGFEKYYQIARCFRDEDLRADRQPEFTQIDIETSFMSSDEIMEMTESMMQKVMAEVKEVELPLPLPRIKYQEAMERYGSDKPDTRFGMELIHLSDSMKDSSFKVFQSAVNSGGKVALLNAKNQAANYSRKDIDKLTDFVKVYGAKGLAWLKVEGDELKGPISKFLSEEEIEAISSKAEVSDGDLLLFVADKSSVVYDSLGALRLKLGKEMKVIDEGKFNFLWVTDWPLLEYDEDAGRYHAAHHPFTMPMDEDAAKLSTDPANVRAKAYDLVLNGYELGGGSLRIYKKEQQDKMFEILGFTPEQAQEQFGFLLEALEYGAPPHGGIALGLDRIIMLLAGRSNLRDTILFPKTASASDPLTDAPSEVAKNQLDELSIQLKNKND; this is translated from the coding sequence ATGGAGAAGGAAACAAGACGTTATGCAGGGGCATTACGTAAAGAACATATTGGCCAAAATGTATTACTTAAAGGATGGGTGCAAAAAAGGCGTGATTTAGGTGGATTAATTTTTATTGATCTACGAGATAAATCAGGTACGGTTCAAATTGTATTCAACCCAACTGTCTCAGAAGAAGCACTGGCAATAGCTGAGTCCGTTCGAAGTGAATATGTTGTTGAAGTGAAAGGTCAAGTAGTTAAACGGGATGATGCTACAGTTAATGAAGCAATAGAAACAGGAGCAATTGAGGTATTCGTAAGTAATCTTGAAGTAGTAAATAAATCCAAAAATCCTCCATTTCCTATTCAAAATGAAACGGATGTTGCAGAGGATTTACGATTAAAATACAGGTATTTAGATTTACGGAGAAGTTCATTGCAAGAAACCTTTAAACTACGTCACCGGACGACACAGGTTATTCGTAATTTCTTAAATAATAATGAGTTCCTTGAAATGGAAACACCAATTTTAACAAAAAGCACACCCGAAGGAGCAAGAGACTATTTAGTACCCAGTCGTGTGCATGCTGGAGAATTTTATGCATTACCGCAATCACCTCAATTATTTAAACAATTAATTATGGTTTCGGGCTTCGAGAAATATTATCAAATTGCACGATGCTTCCGAGACGAAGATTTACGTGCAGACCGTCAGCCAGAATTCACACAAATTGATATTGAGACTTCGTTTATGTCCAGTGACGAAATTATGGAGATGACGGAAAGCATGATGCAAAAAGTGATGGCAGAAGTGAAAGAGGTTGAACTTCCTTTACCATTGCCTCGTATAAAATATCAAGAAGCAATGGAACGCTATGGTTCCGATAAACCGGATACTCGTTTTGGAATGGAACTTATTCACCTATCTGATAGTATGAAAGACTCTTCCTTTAAAGTTTTCCAAAGCGCAGTGAACAGTGGAGGTAAAGTAGCACTACTAAACGCCAAAAATCAAGCAGCCAATTATTCACGAAAAGATATTGATAAACTTACTGATTTTGTTAAAGTTTATGGGGCTAAAGGTCTTGCTTGGTTAAAAGTAGAAGGCGACGAGTTAAAAGGGCCTATTTCTAAGTTTTTATCAGAAGAGGAAATAGAAGCGATTAGTAGTAAAGCAGAAGTTAGTGATGGAGATCTACTTCTTTTTGTTGCTGATAAATCTTCTGTTGTTTATGACAGTCTTGGAGCACTTCGTCTAAAACTTGGCAAAGAGATGAAGGTTATTGATGAGGGTAAATTTAATTTCTTATGGGTGACAGACTGGCCATTACTGGAATATGATGAAGATGCGGGGAGGTATCATGCTGCACATCACCCATTTACAATGCCAATGGATGAGGATGCTGCTAAATTGTCAACAGACCCTGCTAATGTACGAGCAAAAGCATATGACTTAGTTTTAAATGGTTACGAGCTTGGCGGGGGATCATTGCGTATTTACAAAAAAGAACAACAGGATAAAATGTTTGAGATCCTTGGATTTACCCCTGAACAAGCACAGGAACAATTTGGCTTTTTATTAGAAGCTTTAGAATATGGAGCACCACCACATGGGGGAATTGCTCTAGGACTGGATAGAATTATTATGTTGTTGGCAGGTAGATCAAATCTTCGTGATACCATCCTATTTCCAAAGACTGCGTCTGCTTCAGATCCTTTAACAGATGCACCTAGTGAAGTAGCAAAAAATCAATTAGATGAATTATCTATTCAATTAAAGAACAAAAATGATTAA
- a CDS encoding RsfA family transcriptional regulator, whose product MVKVRQDAWSHEDDLLLAETVLRHIREGSTQLNAFEEVGDHLNRTSAACGFRWNAEVRNKYDHAIDLAKRQRKEKKRAVVAVQSQKQPVKTIDHTVEFSNSNEEHVLIQQPAESVMSMDMVIGYLKQVKKENQTSNQSKVSLERIEKENEGLKNQVTELEKKLSITEKQLSTIQEDYQVFIQIMERARKMTVLDDQGPIKTPAFRMDKNGNLQQVANGTSN is encoded by the coding sequence GTGGTTAAAGTTAGACAGGACGCATGGTCCCATGAAGATGATTTACTATTAGCAGAAACTGTTCTACGACATATACGTGAAGGAAGTACACAATTAAATGCATTTGAAGAAGTTGGCGATCACTTAAACCGAACATCTGCAGCGTGTGGATTCAGATGGAATGCTGAAGTAAGAAATAAATATGATCATGCTATCGATCTTGCAAAGAGACAACGAAAAGAAAAGAAAAGAGCTGTAGTAGCTGTTCAATCTCAAAAACAACCAGTAAAGACAATTGATCATACAGTCGAATTTTCTAATTCTAATGAAGAACATGTTCTAATACAACAACCTGCAGAGTCTGTCATGTCAATGGACATGGTGATTGGATATTTAAAACAAGTAAAAAAGGAAAACCAAACATCTAATCAATCAAAAGTTTCATTAGAACGGATAGAAAAAGAAAACGAAGGCTTAAAAAATCAAGTTACTGAGTTAGAAAAGAAATTATCTATTACTGAAAAACAATTAAGTACTATCCAAGAAGACTACCAAGTCTTCATACAGATTATGGAACGTGCACGTAAAATGACCGTTTTAGACGATCAAGGTCCAATAAAAACACCAGCTTTTCGCATGGATAAAAACGGAAATTTACAACAAGTTGCAAATGGCACAAGTAATTAG
- a CDS encoding replication-associated recombination protein A: MKQKPLAYRMRPTHISEVIGQQHVVGEGKIINRMIQAERLASMILFGPPGTGKTSMAVALGKSLGIPVKMLNAVVDKKKDMEIVVEEAKMTGQVVLVLDEVHRLDKAKQDFLLPYLESDLITLIGCTTSNPYHSINPAIRSRCHLFELHALTPSDIKIAINRAIKDDDMGLGDYDVNLTDEALEHFSQAANGDMRSALNGLELAVFSTPKDTNNRVNLTLSAAEECMQKKSFSHDKNGDAHYDVLSAFQKSIRGSDVNAALHYLGRLIEAGDLDSIARRMIVCAYEDIGVANPQAGPRAVAAIQAAERLGFPEARIPLSVVIVELCLSPKSNTAYKALDAALADIRNGKSGDIPAHLKDSHYSGAKSLGRGVEYKYPHNYDNNWVNQEYLPETLRKREYYKPKNTGKFEQAMKQVYEKIKGDKNNSK, encoded by the coding sequence ATGAAACAAAAACCATTAGCATATCGCATGAGACCTACACACATTAGTGAAGTAATTGGTCAACAACATGTTGTTGGCGAAGGTAAAATTATAAACAGGATGATCCAAGCAGAAAGATTAGCTTCCATGATTCTTTTTGGGCCACCAGGAACCGGCAAGACTTCTATGGCTGTTGCATTGGGGAAAAGTTTGGGTATACCGGTTAAAATGCTAAATGCAGTAGTAGATAAAAAGAAAGATATGGAAATTGTAGTGGAAGAAGCTAAAATGACTGGACAGGTTGTATTAGTCCTTGATGAGGTTCATCGTCTAGACAAAGCAAAACAGGACTTCTTATTACCATATCTAGAAAGCGATTTAATCACATTAATAGGATGTACAACAAGTAATCCATACCATTCTATTAATCCAGCTATTCGAAGCCGCTGCCATCTTTTTGAACTACATGCACTAACTCCTTCAGACATTAAAATAGCAATCAATCGAGCAATTAAAGATGATGACATGGGATTAGGAGATTACGATGTGAATCTTACGGATGAAGCGCTAGAGCATTTTTCCCAAGCAGCAAATGGTGATATGCGTTCAGCATTAAATGGACTAGAGCTTGCTGTATTTTCTACGCCAAAAGATACGAATAACCGAGTCAATCTCACATTGAGTGCAGCTGAAGAATGTATGCAAAAGAAAAGCTTTTCACATGATAAAAATGGTGATGCACATTATGATGTCTTATCCGCCTTTCAAAAGTCTATTCGCGGTAGCGATGTTAATGCAGCATTACATTATTTAGGGAGATTAATTGAAGCTGGCGATTTAGATAGCATAGCAAGGCGTATGATTGTATGTGCCTATGAAGATATTGGAGTTGCCAACCCCCAAGCGGGCCCAAGAGCTGTAGCCGCAATTCAGGCAGCGGAACGGTTAGGATTTCCAGAAGCACGCATACCATTGTCAGTCGTTATTGTTGAACTTTGTTTATCACCAAAATCAAATACAGCATATAAGGCACTCGATGCTGCATTGGCCGATATTCGAAATGGAAAAAGTGGTGATATCCCAGCTCACCTTAAGGATTCTCACTATAGCGGAGCAAAAAGCTTAGGTAGAGGCGTAGAATATAAATACCCTCACAATTATGATAATAACTGGGTCAATCAAGAATATCTTCCTGAAACGTTACGAAAAAGAGAATACTATAAACCTAAAAATACTGGGAAATTTGAGCAAGCTATGAAACAAGTATATGAAAAGATCAAAGGAGATAAAAATAATAGCAAATGA
- the cymR gene encoding cysteine metabolism transcriptional regulator CymR, with protein sequence MKISTKGRYGLTIMIELAKQYGKGPVSLKSIAREKDLSEHYLEQLASPLRNARLVKSVRGAYGGYMLAAEPKEITAGDIIRVLEGPITPVEGIEEEDAAKQALWLRVRDAVRDVLDTTTLEDLLHHDNDQYPESYMFYI encoded by the coding sequence ATGAAGATTTCTACAAAAGGAAGATACGGCCTTACCATTATGATTGAACTTGCGAAACAGTATGGAAAAGGACCTGTATCACTTAAATCAATAGCACGTGAAAAAGATTTATCAGAACATTATCTAGAACAGCTAGCTTCACCACTCAGAAATGCCCGTCTTGTGAAGAGTGTTCGCGGTGCATATGGGGGATATATGTTGGCAGCTGAACCTAAAGAAATAACTGCAGGAGACATTATTCGCGTATTGGAGGGACCAATTACGCCTGTTGAAGGTATCGAAGAGGAAGATGCAGCTAAACAAGCCTTATGGTTACGGGTCCGTGATGCTGTGAGAGATGTATTAGATACCACAACATTAGAAGACTTACTGCATCATGATAATGATCAATATCCAGAGTCATATATGTTTTATATTTAG
- a CDS encoding cysteine desulfurase family protein, with translation MNQIYLDHAATTPMATEVIDAMVPVYSEVFGNPSSVHAFGRKARHVLDQARRVFAKSIHADEKEIVLTSGGTEADNLALIGTALANKQKGNHIITTVQEHHAVLHAAEHLEGNGFEVTYLPVYEDGKIAVQDLRNALTDKTIVVSIMTVNNETGIIQPIHEVGELLNDHQAYFHTDAVQAYSLLTIDVKKDYIDLLTVSSHKVNGPKGIGFLYINKSVQVNPLQFGGEQERKQRPGTENVVSVVGFQHAVQLLIEQKEKRRETYTSYKKLFLETLEQAGVNFEINGEQSDAVPSIINISFPGTNVESLLTNFDLSGIAASSGSACTAGSVEPSHVLSKMYGANNDRTTNSIRFSFGLHNKKEDSIEAAERIASIVKRLISLQ, from the coding sequence ATGAATCAGATATACTTGGATCATGCTGCTACCACTCCGATGGCCACAGAAGTGATAGATGCAATGGTACCAGTTTATTCCGAGGTGTTTGGGAATCCATCAAGTGTGCATGCGTTTGGTAGAAAAGCTCGCCATGTACTAGACCAAGCCCGAAGAGTATTTGCCAAGAGTATACATGCAGATGAAAAAGAAATTGTTCTAACCAGTGGAGGTACTGAGGCAGATAATCTAGCGCTTATTGGAACTGCACTAGCAAATAAACAAAAAGGGAATCATATTATTACAACTGTTCAAGAGCATCATGCAGTCCTTCATGCAGCTGAACATTTAGAAGGCAATGGATTTGAGGTTACGTATTTACCTGTTTATGAAGATGGGAAAATAGCTGTTCAGGACTTACGGAATGCATTAACAGACAAAACGATCGTTGTCTCTATTATGACCGTTAATAATGAAACTGGAATAATTCAGCCTATACATGAGGTTGGCGAACTCTTGAACGACCATCAAGCATATTTTCACACAGATGCAGTACAAGCATATAGTCTGTTAACAATTGATGTAAAAAAAGATTATATTGATTTGTTGACAGTGAGCTCCCACAAAGTTAATGGGCCAAAAGGGATAGGATTTTTATATATAAATAAAAGTGTGCAAGTGAATCCGTTGCAATTTGGTGGAGAACAAGAGCGTAAACAGCGTCCAGGAACAGAAAATGTCGTTAGTGTAGTGGGCTTTCAGCATGCGGTTCAACTTTTAATTGAGCAGAAAGAAAAACGAAGAGAAACATATACAAGCTACAAAAAATTGTTTTTAGAAACATTAGAACAAGCTGGAGTTAATTTCGAAATAAATGGGGAGCAATCAGATGCAGTCCCATCCATTATTAATATAAGTTTTCCAGGGACAAATGTTGAGTCGTTGTTAACAAACTTTGATTTGTCTGGAATAGCAGCATCAAGTGGCAGTGCGTGTACTGCTGGTTCTGTTGAGCCATCACACGTATTAAGTAAAATGTACGGAGCAAATAATGATCGAACAACAAATTCGATTCGGTTTAGCTTCGGTCTTCATAATAAGAAAGAGGATAGTATAGAAGCGGCTGAACGTATCGCTTCTATTGTTAAACGATTAATCTCTTTACAATAG
- the mnmA gene encoding tRNA 2-thiouridine(34) synthase MnmA, which translates to MKSNKDIRVVVGMSGGVDSSVAALLLKEQGYDVVGIFMKNWDDTDETGFCTATEDFEDVVRVCNQIGIPYYAVNFEKQYWDKVFTYFLDEYKAGRTPNPDVMCNKEIKFKAFLDHAISLGADYLATGHYAQVRQRNGEYEMLRGVDDNKDQTYFLNQLSQDVLEKVMFPLGHLPKKEVRKIAADHDLATATKKDSTGICFIGERNFKEFLSEYLPAQPGKMKTLQSEIKGDHEGLMYYTIGQRQGLGIGGSGDAWFVVGKNLKDNVLYVEQGSTNEHLYSESLVATDLNWITTRDLGQTFTCTAKFRYRQKDSKVTVSMLDNGTVHVSFHDRQRSITPGQAVVFYDGEVCLGGGTIDQVIKNDQPISYVG; encoded by the coding sequence ATGAAAAGTAATAAAGATATACGAGTTGTTGTAGGAATGAGTGGGGGAGTTGACTCATCCGTCGCAGCATTACTGTTAAAAGAACAGGGATATGATGTGGTAGGGATTTTTATGAAAAACTGGGATGATACAGATGAAACTGGTTTTTGTACGGCAACGGAAGATTTTGAAGATGTTGTTCGGGTCTGTAATCAAATTGGTATTCCTTATTATGCAGTTAATTTTGAGAAACAATATTGGGATAAGGTGTTTACTTATTTCCTTGATGAATATAAAGCTGGAAGAACACCAAATCCAGATGTGATGTGTAACAAAGAAATTAAATTTAAAGCATTCTTAGATCATGCGATTTCACTAGGTGCTGATTATTTAGCAACAGGTCACTATGCACAAGTGAGGCAGCGGAACGGTGAGTATGAAATGCTTCGCGGTGTCGATGATAATAAAGATCAAACATACTTTCTAAATCAACTGTCGCAAGATGTTTTAGAAAAAGTAATGTTTCCTTTAGGTCATCTACCTAAAAAGGAAGTGAGAAAAATAGCCGCTGATCACGATTTAGCGACTGCTACAAAGAAAGATAGTACGGGAATATGCTTTATAGGTGAACGAAATTTCAAAGAGTTTTTAAGTGAATATTTACCAGCTCAACCAGGTAAAATGAAAACATTACAGAGTGAGATAAAAGGTGACCATGAAGGACTTATGTACTATACAATTGGCCAACGACAGGGACTAGGTATAGGTGGATCAGGCGATGCATGGTTTGTTGTCGGGAAAAATTTAAAAGATAATGTTTTATATGTGGAACAAGGATCTACTAATGAACATTTATATTCGGAAAGTTTAGTTGCAACAGATCTGAACTGGATAACAACAAGGGATCTGGGTCAAACGTTTACGTGTACTGCGAAATTCCGTTATCGTCAAAAAGATAGTAAAGTGACAGTGTCTATGTTAGATAACGGTACTGTTCATGTCAGTTTTCACGATAGGCAACGATCTATTACCCCTGGACAAGCTGTCGTATTCTATGACGGAGAAGTTTGTTTAGGTGGAGGTACAATTGACCAAGTGATTAAAAATGATCAGCCTATTAGTTATGTGGGGTAG